The Sorangiineae bacterium MSr11367 genome window below encodes:
- a CDS encoding glycosyltransferase family 4 protein has protein sequence MKHVLFVSKPIVPPWHDGSKNLVRDIATHLQRARPTVMTTERATPLGGRVASDPIYREPGGFSPSVLTNARVVRRLLSDRGHDVWHFVFAPNVASSAAARVSIATRRALGWNGRVVQTIASAPRRFELAPSLLFGDAVVALTEWTRARLLAEGVDGSKLRVIPPCSAPPRAVAPTEMAQLREELDLGPGPILLYPGDYEVSHGAETVARAAAAIARAVPEARIVFACRPKSPRAREARADVERILADAHVLHRTRHVGQMADIVPLLAAASAVLFPVDDLYGKVDLPIVLLEALALGIPMILARGGPLEALSAADFVDPGDAEALARTAVAILRAPADRPQRARALYTERFTPPTVAAAYDELYEQLR, from the coding sequence ATGAAACACGTCCTGTTCGTCTCGAAGCCCATCGTGCCGCCGTGGCACGACGGCTCGAAAAACTTGGTTCGCGACATCGCGACGCACCTCCAGCGTGCGCGGCCCACGGTGATGACGACGGAACGGGCGACCCCGCTGGGCGGGCGCGTCGCCTCGGATCCCATTTACCGCGAGCCGGGGGGCTTCTCGCCCAGCGTGCTCACGAACGCGCGCGTCGTGCGGCGCCTCTTGTCCGATCGCGGGCACGACGTGTGGCACTTCGTCTTCGCGCCCAACGTGGCCTCCTCGGCCGCCGCGCGTGTCTCCATCGCGACCCGGCGGGCCCTCGGCTGGAACGGGCGCGTCGTGCAGACCATCGCCAGCGCCCCGCGCCGGTTCGAGCTCGCGCCCTCGCTGCTCTTCGGCGATGCCGTCGTCGCCCTCACCGAGTGGACCCGCGCGCGCCTTCTCGCCGAGGGCGTCGACGGCTCGAAATTGCGGGTCATCCCTCCGTGCAGCGCCCCGCCCCGCGCGGTGGCCCCCACGGAAATGGCGCAGCTCCGCGAGGAGCTCGACCTGGGCCCGGGCCCGATCCTCCTCTATCCGGGCGACTACGAGGTCTCGCACGGCGCCGAAACCGTGGCCCGCGCCGCCGCGGCCATCGCGCGGGCCGTGCCCGAGGCGCGCATCGTCTTCGCGTGCCGCCCAAAGTCACCCCGCGCGCGGGAAGCCCGCGCCGACGTCGAGCGCATCTTGGCCGACGCCCACGTGCTCCACCGCACGCGCCACGTGGGCCAGATGGCCGATATCGTCCCGCTTCTCGCCGCCGCCTCGGCTGTGCTTTTTCCCGTGGATGATCTCTACGGCAAGGTCGACCTTCCCATCGTCCTCCTCGAAGCCCTGGCTCTGGGCATCCCGATGATCCTCGCCCGCGGCGGTCCGCTCGAGGCACTTTCCGCCGCCGACTTCGTCGATCCGGGCGACGCCGAGGCCCTTGCCCGAACCGCCGTCGCCATCCTGCGTGCCCCCGCGGATCGCCCCCAGCGCGCCCGCGCCCTCTACACCGAGCGCTTCACCCCTCCCACGGTGGCCGCGGCGTACGACGAGCTCTACGAACAGCTCCGTTAA
- the alaS gene encoding alanine--tRNA ligase, producing the protein MSTVGGEKIVHPASEVRRTFLEFFGKKGHEVCASGPLVPANDPTLMFANAGMVQFKDVFTGKDVRPYKRATSSQKCIRISGKHNDLENVGVTARHHTFFEMLGNFSFGDYFKEEAIAYAWDLLTNVYGLPKDRLVVSVFGGEGGIAADDEARSIWRKVTGFSDERIFGLGMKDNFWQMGDTGPCGPCSEIHYYLGDKPDLARFNEEPNDAGHGWMEIWNLVFMQFERSLGPDGQAILAKLPAPCVDTGMGLERIASVLQGKFSNYDSDLMRALVDKAAAISGKAYRASQGDDDVSMRVIADHARTTAFLMAEGVQPDRNGREYVLRRVMRRAIRHGHRLGIERPFLHEVALEVVALMGEQYPELVRRKDLIATQTEQEEVRFRQTLERGLHILDEEIATVRSAGANTLPGPTAFKLYDTYGFPVDLTEVIAAERGIEVDKDGYEKALKEQRVRSQESKLNDEAVVESVWREAIGAVGGAVRFTGYDHEEGEGKVVAIVLGNTLVPSAKAGDAVAIITDVTPFYGEAGGQVGDRGVLRTKAGTLFTVEDTQKPIEGLIAHRGKVTAGEIKVGDAVALEVDHERRTATRRNHSATHLLHWALRQVIGEQAAQKGSLVGPDRLRFDFSHGRAVTPEEITRIEDLVNAKILTDAPVETEILSMEQARAKGAIAIFEEKYGDVVRVLTMTRDSVELCGGTHAHALGEIGLFKILSEGGVAAGVRRLEAATGLNALAQFRQMEKTLRTVADFARSGLSDVADKVEKLAAHERQLQKEVQDLKRKIATGGASGGGLDELTRSARDIAGKGGGKVLAVKVDTDDPATLREMAEKLRDKLGEAVVLVGAVSGPKASLVLTVSKSLLGRYKAGELIRPVAEIVGGKGGGRPDMAQAGGTVTDKLDEALSSLYTAIA; encoded by the coding sequence ATGAGCACCGTGGGCGGCGAAAAAATCGTGCATCCCGCGTCGGAAGTCCGGCGCACGTTTCTCGAGTTCTTTGGCAAGAAGGGGCACGAAGTCTGTGCCAGCGGCCCGTTGGTGCCTGCCAACGATCCCACGCTGATGTTCGCCAACGCCGGCATGGTCCAGTTCAAGGACGTCTTCACCGGCAAGGACGTGCGTCCGTACAAGCGCGCCACCTCCAGCCAGAAGTGCATCCGCATCTCCGGCAAGCACAACGACCTCGAGAACGTCGGCGTCACCGCACGCCACCACACCTTCTTCGAGATGCTCGGCAACTTCAGCTTCGGCGACTACTTCAAGGAAGAAGCTATCGCCTACGCTTGGGATCTCCTCACCAACGTTTACGGCCTCCCGAAAGACCGCCTCGTGGTCAGCGTCTTCGGCGGCGAGGGCGGCATCGCCGCGGACGACGAAGCGCGATCCATCTGGCGCAAGGTCACCGGCTTCTCCGACGAGCGCATCTTCGGCCTCGGCATGAAGGACAACTTCTGGCAGATGGGCGACACCGGCCCCTGCGGCCCGTGCTCCGAGATTCACTACTACCTCGGCGACAAGCCCGATCTCGCCCGTTTCAACGAAGAGCCCAACGACGCCGGCCATGGCTGGATGGAGATCTGGAACCTGGTCTTCATGCAGTTCGAGCGAAGCCTCGGCCCCGACGGCCAGGCCATCCTCGCGAAGCTCCCCGCGCCGTGTGTCGACACCGGCATGGGCCTCGAGCGCATCGCCAGCGTGCTCCAGGGCAAGTTCTCCAACTACGACAGCGACTTGATGCGCGCCCTGGTCGACAAGGCCGCGGCCATCTCGGGCAAGGCTTACCGCGCGTCGCAAGGCGACGACGACGTCTCCATGCGGGTCATCGCCGACCATGCGCGCACCACGGCGTTCCTCATGGCCGAGGGCGTTCAGCCCGATCGCAACGGCCGCGAGTACGTCCTCCGTCGCGTCATGCGCCGTGCGATCCGCCATGGCCATCGCCTGGGCATCGAGCGTCCGTTCCTTCACGAGGTGGCCCTCGAGGTGGTGGCGCTCATGGGCGAGCAGTACCCCGAGCTCGTTCGCCGCAAAGATTTGATCGCGACGCAGACCGAGCAAGAGGAGGTTCGCTTCCGGCAGACGCTCGAACGCGGCCTTCACATCCTCGACGAGGAGATCGCCACCGTTCGCAGTGCGGGCGCGAACACCTTGCCCGGCCCTACGGCCTTCAAGCTTTACGACACGTACGGCTTCCCGGTCGACCTCACCGAGGTCATCGCGGCCGAGCGGGGCATCGAGGTCGACAAGGACGGCTACGAAAAGGCGCTGAAGGAACAGCGCGTGCGCAGCCAGGAATCGAAACTCAACGACGAAGCCGTCGTCGAATCCGTGTGGCGTGAAGCCATCGGTGCCGTCGGTGGAGCGGTGCGCTTCACCGGCTACGATCACGAAGAAGGCGAGGGGAAGGTCGTCGCCATCGTCCTGGGAAACACCTTGGTTCCGTCGGCAAAGGCGGGCGACGCCGTGGCCATCATCACCGACGTCACGCCGTTCTACGGCGAGGCGGGCGGCCAGGTCGGTGACCGCGGTGTCCTTCGCACCAAGGCGGGGACCCTCTTCACGGTGGAGGACACGCAGAAGCCGATCGAGGGCCTCATCGCCCACCGCGGCAAGGTCACCGCCGGCGAGATCAAGGTGGGCGACGCCGTCGCACTCGAGGTCGATCACGAGCGCCGCACGGCCACGCGCCGCAACCACTCGGCCACGCACTTGCTGCACTGGGCGCTTCGCCAGGTGATCGGCGAGCAGGCCGCGCAGAAAGGTTCGCTCGTCGGCCCCGATCGCCTTCGCTTCGACTTTTCGCACGGCCGCGCGGTGACCCCCGAGGAAATCACGCGCATCGAAGACTTGGTCAACGCGAAGATCCTCACCGACGCCCCCGTCGAGACCGAGATCCTCTCCATGGAGCAAGCCCGGGCGAAGGGCGCGATTGCCATCTTCGAAGAGAAGTACGGCGACGTCGTGCGCGTCCTCACGATGACCCGCGATTCCGTCGAGCTATGCGGCGGCACGCACGCGCATGCCCTCGGCGAGATCGGCCTGTTCAAAATCCTCAGCGAAGGAGGCGTCGCCGCCGGTGTTCGCCGCCTCGAGGCTGCGACCGGTCTCAACGCCCTCGCTCAGTTCCGCCAGATGGAGAAGACACTCCGCACCGTCGCGGACTTCGCCCGAAGCGGCCTTTCGGACGTCGCGGACAAGGTCGAAAAGCTCGCCGCGCACGAACGTCAGCTCCAAAAAGAGGTCCAAGATCTGAAACGCAAGATCGCCACCGGCGGTGCATCCGGCGGAGGCCTCGACGAGCTCACGCGCAGCGCACGCGACATTGCAGGCAAGGGTGGCGGGAAAGTCCTCGCCGTCAAAGTGGACACCGACGATCCCGCCACCTTGCGCGAAATGGCCGAGAAGCTTCGCGACAAGCTCGGCGAGGCTGTCGTGCTGGTCGGCGCGGTCAGCGGCCCCAAGGCCTCGCTCGTCCTCACCGTGTCGAAGTCGCTGCTCGGTCGCTACAAGGCCGGTGAACTCATTCGCCCGGTCGCCGAGATCGTCGGAGGCAAGGGCGGGGGCCGTCCGGACATGGCCCAGGCAGGTGGGACAGTGACCGACAAGCTCGATGAGGCCCTGAGCAGTCTCTACACGGCGATCGCATAA